One Oenanthe melanoleuca isolate GR-GAL-2019-014 chromosome 3, OMel1.0, whole genome shotgun sequence DNA segment encodes these proteins:
- the RPF2 gene encoding ribosome production factor 2 homolog isoform X2, with protein MLIKGGNANLTVTEVLKDIYAVKKPFAVLYKKKNITRPFEDQTSLEFFSKKSDCSLFLFGSHNKKRPNNLVIGCMFDYHVLDMIELGVEKFVSLKEIKNSKCPEGTKPMLIFAGDMFDVNEEYRRLKSLLIDFFRGPTVPSIRLAGLEYVLHFTAVDGKIYMRSYKVLLKKSGCKIPRIELEEMGPSLDLVMRRTHLASDDLYKLSLKQPKGLKPKKKKNISHDVFGTTYGRIHMQKQDLSKLQTRKMKGLKKRPAEKSAEDGGATPKKLKSA; from the exons ATGCTCATAAAAGGAGGAAATGCAAATTTAACAGTGACTGAAGTGCTTAAAGACATT TATGCTGTGAAGAAGCCTTTTGCTGTACTGTATAAAAA GAAAAATATTACCAGGCCTTTTGAGGACCAAACATCATTG GagtttttttccaagaaatcagattgttctctgtttctctttggCTCTCATAACAAGAAGCGACCTAACAACCTGGTAATAG GTTGCATGTTTGACTACCACGTGCTAGATATGATTGAACTGGGTGTTGAGAAGTTTGTATCCTTGAAAGAGATCAAG AACAGTAAGTGTCCTGAGGGAACAAAACCCATGTTGATATTTGCTGGTGACATGTTTGATGTGAATGAAGAATACAGAAGACTGAAGAGCCTTCTTATTG ATTTCTTCAGAGGTCCCACTGTACCCAGTATTCGTCTGGCTGGTTTGGAGTATGttctgcatttcacagctgTAGATGGGAAAATTTACATGAGAAGCTACAA AGTGCTTCTGAAGAAATCTGGCTGTAAAATACCCAGAATTGAGCTGGAAGAGATGGGACCTTCATTAGATCTGGTTATGAGGAGGACACATTTAGCCTCAGATGACCTTTATAAGCTGTCTTTGAAACAGCCAAAAGGCCTGAAG cctaagaagaaaaagaatatcTCCCATGATGTGTTTGGTACAACTTATGGTCGAATCCACATGCAGAAGCAAGATCTTAGCAAACTGCAGACACGGAAAATGAAAGGCTTAAAAAAGAGGCCAGCAGAGAAGTCAGCTGAAGATGGTGGGGCTACTCCCAAAAAATTAAAGTCTGCTTGA
- the RPF2 gene encoding ribosome production factor 2 homolog isoform X1 — MDALDRVVKPKTKRAKRFLEKREPKLNENTKNAMLIKGGNANLTVTEVLKDIYAVKKPFAVLYKKKNITRPFEDQTSLEFFSKKSDCSLFLFGSHNKKRPNNLVIGCMFDYHVLDMIELGVEKFVSLKEIKNSKCPEGTKPMLIFAGDMFDVNEEYRRLKSLLIDFFRGPTVPSIRLAGLEYVLHFTAVDGKIYMRSYKVLLKKSGCKIPRIELEEMGPSLDLVMRRTHLASDDLYKLSLKQPKGLKPKKKKNISHDVFGTTYGRIHMQKQDLSKLQTRKMKGLKKRPAEKSAEDGGATPKKLKSA; from the exons ATGGATGCGCTGGACCGGGTCGT AAAGCCTAAAACTAAGAGAGCAAAAAGATTTCTTGAGAAGAGAGAACCCAAgctaaatgaaaatacaaaaaatgctATGCTCATAAAAGGAGGAAATGCAAATTTAACAGTGACTGAAGTGCTTAAAGACATT TATGCTGTGAAGAAGCCTTTTGCTGTACTGTATAAAAA GAAAAATATTACCAGGCCTTTTGAGGACCAAACATCATTG GagtttttttccaagaaatcagattgttctctgtttctctttggCTCTCATAACAAGAAGCGACCTAACAACCTGGTAATAG GTTGCATGTTTGACTACCACGTGCTAGATATGATTGAACTGGGTGTTGAGAAGTTTGTATCCTTGAAAGAGATCAAG AACAGTAAGTGTCCTGAGGGAACAAAACCCATGTTGATATTTGCTGGTGACATGTTTGATGTGAATGAAGAATACAGAAGACTGAAGAGCCTTCTTATTG ATTTCTTCAGAGGTCCCACTGTACCCAGTATTCGTCTGGCTGGTTTGGAGTATGttctgcatttcacagctgTAGATGGGAAAATTTACATGAGAAGCTACAA AGTGCTTCTGAAGAAATCTGGCTGTAAAATACCCAGAATTGAGCTGGAAGAGATGGGACCTTCATTAGATCTGGTTATGAGGAGGACACATTTAGCCTCAGATGACCTTTATAAGCTGTCTTTGAAACAGCCAAAAGGCCTGAAG cctaagaagaaaaagaatatcTCCCATGATGTGTTTGGTACAACTTATGGTCGAATCCACATGCAGAAGCAAGATCTTAGCAAACTGCAGACACGGAAAATGAAAGGCTTAAAAAAGAGGCCAGCAGAGAAGTCAGCTGAAGATGGTGGGGCTACTCCCAAAAAATTAAAGTCTGCTTGA